The stretch of DNA GAAGAGTTGGCGTATTACTTTTCCCTTGTTGGAATTGTTTAAATTGCTGTAGTTTATTTAGAACCAAATCAGGATTGGCTACATTATTAATTAAAATTAAAGCCCCTTTTTCTTCTTGATTCATAATTTGGGTTACTTTATCCATAATAGGGAATTCCCCTTTGGATAAAGAAGCAAAAAGATCATAATAATTATTAGAAGATTGAACTCGTACTGGAACACTTTCATTTTCATCCCATTCTCCTTTGGTGATAGCAAAATGAATTTGATCATTGTTGGTTTGCTTGAAAGTAGTTAAGGTAAAATCCCCAAAAATAGTTTTTACTGGAAATTCTTCTACTTTCTCAACTAAAGAATCTTTTTGCATACGGTATGCAACTAAATCCTCAATAGAAATAAGTTTTAAATCAAATTTCTTAGCAACTTCTACTAACTGAGGTAGACGTGCCATAGAACCATCTTCATTTAAAATTTCTACTAAGATCCCTGCCGGTTTTAACCCTGCTAATCGGGCCAAATCTACAGCAGCTTCCGTATGTCCCGTTCTACGAAGTACTCCTCCGTTTTTAGCTTTTAAAGGAAAAATATGACCTGGTCTTCCTAATTCATGTGGTTGGGTTTCATCTTTTACTAAAAACTCAATTGTTTTTGCACGATCATGAGCTGAAATACCTGTTGTACATCCATGACCAATTAAATCCACCGATACAGTAAATTGAGTATGATGAAGAACCGTATTGTTTTCTACCATCATATGAAGATCTAATTCATCACATCTTTTTTCAGTTAAAGGTGCGCAAATAAGCCCTCTACCGTTGGTAGCCATGAAGTTAATCATCTCAGGAGTTACTTTTTCTGCAGCTGCAATAAAGTCTCCTTCGTTTTCACGATCTTCATCATCTACCACAATGACAATTTTACCATTTTTAATATCTTCAATGGCATCTTCTATTTTATCTAATTGAATGTTTTCCACGTTATTACTTGTTATAATGAGTTGAATTTGTGTATTATAATTTGATTATTGATAGCGCTTATGCACCTTTTCGGGTTTAAATTTACGGTATAATTTTCGAAATGGTTCAAAATATTTGTCTTGATTGAATACTTCAGAATCATTATTTGCCTGAACTGTTAAATAAATACTTAAAGGGAATAATACAATAACAGGTAATAATGCACCAACAAAAGGTGGTAAAACACTGTCAACAGCCCAGTTACGTCCTCCATTTTCTAATAAAAAGAAAACAATAAATACGGTAATTCCTACAACCAAAGGCATTCCAAGACCTCCTTTTCGAATAATAGCACCTAACGGAGCTGCAATTAAAAACATCATAATACATTCAAAAGCATAAACAAATCGGTTATATTGTTCTAGAATGTATTTGTTTTCTAATTTTTCTTTACTTTCAATTTGATCTTCTCGATTTTTAAAATGTGTCTTTTCAATTCGATCAAATTGCTGAATGGTTTGTTCTAAGTTGGTAATTCTTTTTTTACGATCTAGATTATAACTTTCATAAAGAAGTTTATCGGAATTAGCTAAATCGTTAGAATTAAGAGAATCAATTTTTGGCGTGATAGCAAAGAGTTCTTTTGCTGTATTGTTCTCAAAAGTATTGTAATAGTTAGTTATTTGAACTTTTAGTGTATCAACTTGTTTGCTTAGTTCAGAAGTAGTAAGCATTTGGTAATGGTTATTAAAATCGCCCTCTTCGGAAATTTCTTGACTGAGTAAGTCTTTTATATCAAAGCGGTAAATTAAAGAATCAAAAGCAACTTTATTTCCGGGTTGTTTTTTTAGTTTGACAGAAGAAAGCCCTTTGATTTCTTCTTCATAAATATAACCATCATACAAAGTTAATTCAACGATAGGTAAAGAATCGTGGTTGATTAGAGTTCCATAGTCAGCAATAATAATTTGCTGATCACTATTAGAATTTTCTTGCATAAAAAGGTAAACCTGTTTAAGATTTTCTCCTTCTTTGCTTTCTATTCGAATAGGGTAGCCGTTGATATCAGAAAAAACACCTGGTTTTAAAGCCAAAGCTGCTTGTGATTCTAAGATACTGGTTTGCAAGTTTCGTGCTTTTTTATAAGCATCGGTTGCGATATTATCAGAAAAGACAAAGGAAACAACAGCACAGATAATACTAAAGATAAAGAGAGGTCGCATAATTCTCCATAAGGAAGTTCCAGTAGAACGAATAGCAGCAAGTTCATAATGTTCTCCTAAGCCTCCAAAAGCCATAATTGTGGTTAATAAAATGGAGAGAGGTAAAACCATCCGAACGATGGAAACCCCTAAATAAAAAATAGCTTTGGCAATAATTAAAAAACTTACACCACGACCAGTGTATTCAGCTAGTTTTTGCCAAACAAAACTTAATAAAAATAAGAAAAAAAGAATCCCGAAAACCACTATAAAGCGTCCTATAAAGGCTTTCAGGATGTAAATATCAAGTTTTTTTATCATTAGTCAATTTCCGTTATTAAATAGTCTTTATACTTATTAGTATCATATTGTAAAAGCATTAAAGGAACTGGAAAATTAGGTATGAACTTGTTTAATGTTAAGGTAGTTTGTGTTCCTTCGTTATTTTCTTCCATAACACTATATAAATCATCCGTTTTTGAATTAATTCCAATAACTACTTTCTTAGTATTTGATTTTTTTTCAGGAGTTAAAACGACATATTGAATATGGTCTTTCTTTTCTCCCATTACAATATTAAATCCTTTTTTATAAGCATTTAAAACTTTAGTAGGAGTTAGTAAAGCATCTTCGTTTTCTCCTTTTGAAATGGTTACTTCTTCATCTTCTTCAGAAATGGTATAGATTTTTTTACCATCAAAAATTTGTTTAATACCTAAAAGACTTAAATTATATTGTTCACCTTTAAGGTAAATGTAACCATGTTGTTTGTCATGTATATTTTCTTTAGCATTATCCAGACTGTAATCGAAAGTTGAATACAAGCTGGTATAGCTTTTCATTTTTTCTGTAGCTTTATTTAATAAATCTTTTCCTGATGTTTGTGCATTAATAAAAACACCAAATACAAATGCGAATACTAAAACAATTTTCTTCATAATTTCTTGATTTATTTTAGACTATCCAATAACTGTTCCAAACTGTTTTCATCTTGAATTAAAACTTGTCGTGCTTTACTTCCTTCAAATTGTCCAACAATACCTGCAGCCTCCAATTGATCAATAATTCGACCTGCTCGATTGTATCCTAATTTTAATTTTCTCTGTAATAAAGAAGCAGATCCTTGTTGTGCCATAACGATTAATCGAGCTGCATCTTCAAATAGCTTATCTCGATCGTCTAAATCTACATCAACTGCACTGGATTCTTCTCCAACATATTCTGGTAAAAGTAGTGCATTAGGATATCCTTTTTGATTTCCAATAAAGTCACAAATTTCTTCTACTTCAGGAGTGTCAACAAAAGCACATTGTAAACGTACTAGTTCGTTACCTGTGGAATAGAGCATATCTCCACGCCCAATCAATTGATCAGCACCTCCTGCATCCAAAATGGTTCTTGAATCAATTTTTGAAGTTACACGAAATGCAACACGAGCCGGGAAATTGGCTTTAATAATACCCGTAATAACATTTACCGAAGGTCTTTGTGTGGCTACAATTAAGTGAATTCCAATAGCACGGGCTAACTGTGCCAAACGTGCAACGGGTGTTTCTACTTCTTTACCTGCTGTCATAATTAAATCAGCAAATTCATCTACCACTAAAACAATATACGGTAAGAAACGATGTCCATCAGCAGGGTTTAACTTTCGTTGCTTAAATTTTTCATTATACTCAATAATATTACGAACCATAGCATTCTTTAATAACTCGTAACGATTATCCATTTCGATACACAATGAATTTAATGTGTTGATTACTTTGGTGTTATCTGTAATGATAGCTTCTTCTGAATCGGGTAATTTAGCTAAATAATGACGTTCTATTTTGGAATAAAGCGTTAATTCTACCTTTTTAGGATCGACTAAAACAAATTTTAATTCAGAAGGATGTTTTTTGTAGAGTAAAGAAGCTAAAATAGCATTTAAACCTACCGATTTTCCTTGTCCAGTAGCCCCAGCCATTAATAGATGTGGCATTTTAGCTAAATCGACAACAAATGTTTCATTTGAAATGGTTTTACCAAAAGCAACAGGTAAAGCCATTTTTTTATCGTTTTGAAACTTTTCTGATGCAATAACCGAATGCATAGAAACAATTCGGGCATTTTTATTTGGAACCTCAATACCAATAGTTCCTTTTCCTGGGATAGGAGCTATAATACGAATTCCTAAAGCAGATAAACTTAGTGCGATATCATCTTCTAAGTTCTTAATTTTAGAAATACGAACACCTGCCTCAGGTACAATTTCATATAAAGTAATAGTAGGACCTACTGTTGCTTTTATTTTAGCAATAGCAATTTTATAGTTGCTAAGGGTTTCAACAATTTTATTTTTATTGGCTTCCAATTCATTTTGATCAATCATGATATCTTCATTATCATAACGTTTCAACATGTCAATAGTTGGAAATTGGTATTTTGATAAGTCTAACGTAGGATCATATTCTCCATATTCAGAAACCAATTGATTGGCAAGATTTTTTTCAATAGTAACTTCTTCTTTTACCGTTTCAACACTCATGGATACTTCCTCTTTTGGAGTTTCAATTTCCATAGAAGGAGAAGAAGATGTTGGTTTTGATGTGTTATCTGTACTTAAATCAATGGTATCTTCTTTTAAGTCAATACTTTCTAATAAATCATCTAAATATTCAGGCTCTTGAGGTTCCTCAGGAGATGAAGATAAATCAACGGTTTGTACTTCTTGAGGCTTTTGTACAAGAGTAGGTTCCATTTCTTCATCCGTTATGGTTTCTTGAGCAAGTGGTTTTGAAGTATTTTTTTCAGTTGGAAGCGTTTCTTCTTTTTCCTGTGTTTCTTCATCTAATGACTCATTTTGTAAGGTTTCTTGTAAATTGTTTAATTTTTCTTTTGAGGATTGAATAAATTTAGTAGAAAATAATTCAAAAACAGGTTTAAAAGAAACAACACCGTAAATAATAATAGAAATAAAAAGAAGAATCGCAATTCCGATAACTCCTAGCATAGATTTTAGTGTTTCGGTAAATTCAAATCCAGTAACACCATATAGAGCATATTGAGTGGGAACAATTAAAGCTAACAATACAGGTAACCAAAAAAGAAAGAAAACACTATGAGCAAAATATTTTTTTAAAGAAACAAGTTTTATATTAAAACCGATACGAATTCCTGCTAAAATCAACAAAATAGGAAATAAAAAAGCAGTAATTCCAATTCCTAAACCTACGAACCATTGTCCAAAGAAATTTCCAACTTTTCCTAAAGCATTTTGTGCTATAATATCTTTATTGAAAAGATTACTTAGTTGTAATTGACTTTGGTCTACTTTCCAATTCATCATAAAGGAAAAGAAAGAAATGAATAAAAAGATTCCTATTCCTATTAGGATAATTCCTAAAATAAGTTTGGTTTGTTTAGAAGGAGTGGTAGTAGTCTTTTTTTTTGCTTGTTTTTTCATTTATTCTATATAGATAAAAGCAAAAATACTAAATCTATTAAGAATTACTAAAAAGTTTGGAGTAAAAAGTTAAGCAGTGAGGAAATCTAAAAATAATGATGAAGATAAAAAAAGGGGAAATCATGATAAAAATTTTCACACCTTTTTCTATTAGAATCAATATGTTTAATTAATTTTAAATCGTCAAAATAATGGAAGGATGAAAATTAATTTTAGAGTTAAATACAGTACTGTTTTTGGACAATCTCTTTATGTAATAGGAAACCATTCAAAATTAGGCAATTTAAAGGTAGATAGAGCATTACCATTAAATTTCATCAATTTAGAAGGATGGGGAACTCAGGTAGAAATACATGTGAAATCTAAAAAAGCAGTTGATTATCAATATGTTTTGAAAGATGATCGAACCGGTGTGATTTTGAAAGAGTGGAAAAAACGTTCTTTTACTATTGATCCAAAATCCCCAATTAAAAAGATGGATTTATTTGACACTTGGAGTAGTGCAGGAACTGTGGATTATAGTTTTGAGACCTCTATGTTTAATCGATTTTTACCAGACTATAAAAAACAACGTTTAACAAAGAAGAAATTTACCCATCAATTTGACATCCAAGTTCCTCTTTTAAAAGAAAACGAAACCATTGCTTTGATAGGAAATTGTGAACCACTGGGAAATTGGAACACTAAAGAAAGTATTCCTATGAAGCGAGTGGATAAGAATCGTTTTGTTGTACAACTAGATTTATCTAAAATAAAACATCCTTTTGAATATAAATATGGTATTTACAATATAAAAGAGAAAGAATTTGTTCAATATGAAGAAGGAGGTAATCGCCATGCATTTCCTGTAGAAGAAAATCATGTTTTCTATATTCATGATGAACATTTTAATCGTTCTGAAAAGGAGTATTGGAAAGGAGCAGGTGTAGCTATTCCTGTATTTTCTTTACGTTCAAAGAATGGAATGGGCGTTGGAGAATTTTTAGATTTAAAACAATTAGCCGATTGGGGAGTAAAAGCAGGAATACGTTTGTTACAAATCTTACCTGTAAATGATACCACAGCACAACATAATTGGATTGATTCTTACCCTTATGCAGCAGTATCAGTATTTGCTATGCATCCTCAATATTTAAATATTCAGGCACTACCTTATAAAATGCCTAAAACATTTCAAACAAAGGTTCTAAGAAAAGTAAAAGAACTAAATGAAAGTTTTAAAGTTCCTTATGAAGAAATGATGGAGGCCAAATGGGGATTCATTCAAGAAATTTTTGAAAAACATGCTAAAAGTTTTTTAAAGGACCCCGATTTTGTTCAATTTTTTAAAGAAAATGAACATTGGTTGGTGTCATATGCCTCTTTTTGTGTATTGAGAGATGAAAATGGAACACCTGATTTTTCAAAATGGAATACATTAAAAAAATACTCAAAAAAAGCAG from Flavobacteriaceae bacterium UJ101 encodes:
- a CDS encoding DNA translocase FtsK (Essential cell division protein that coordinates cell division and chromosome segregation. The N-terminus is involved in assembly of the cell-division machinery. The C-terminus functions as a DNA motor that moves dsDNA in an ATP-dependent manner towards the dif recombination site, which is located within the replication terminus region. Required for activation of the Xer recombinase, allowing activation of chromosome unlinking by recombination (By similarity); Belongs to the FtsK/SpoIIIE/SftA family; Contains 1 FtsK domain.); translated protein: MKKQAKKKTTTTPSKQTKLILGIILIGIGIFLFISFFSFMMNWKVDQSQLQLSNLFNKDIIAQNALGKVGNFFGQWFVGLGIGITAFLFPILLILAGIRIGFNIKLVSLKKYFAHSVFFLFWLPVLLALIVPTQYALYGVTGFEFTETLKSMLGVIGIAILLFISIIIYGVVSFKPVFELFSTKFIQSSKEKLNNLQETLQNESLDEETQEKEETLPTEKNTSKPLAQETITDEEMEPTLVQKPQEVQTVDLSSSPEEPQEPEYLDDLLESIDLKEDTIDLSTDNTSKPTSSSPSMEIETPKEEVSMSVETVKEEVTIEKNLANQLVSEYGEYDPTLDLSKYQFPTIDMLKRYDNEDIMIDQNELEANKNKIVETLSNYKIAIAKIKATVGPTITLYEIVPEAGVRISKIKNLEDDIALSLSALGIRIIAPIPGKGTIGIEVPNKNARIVSMHSVIASEKFQNDKKMALPVAFGKTISNETFVVDLAKMPHLLMAGATGQGKSVGLNAILASLLYKKHPSELKFVLVDPKKVELTLYSKIERHYLAKLPDSEEAIITDNTKVINTLNSLCIEMDNRYELLKNAMVRNIIEYNEKFKQRKLNPADGHRFLPYIVLVVDEFADLIMTAGKEVETPVARLAQLARAIGIHLIVATQRPSVNVITGIIKANFPARVAFRVTSKIDSRTILDAGGADQLIGRGDMLYSTGNELVRLQCAFVDTPEVEEICDFIGNQKGYPNALLLPEYVGEESSAVDVDLDDRDKLFEDAARLIVMAQQGSASLLQRKLKLGYNRAGRIIDQLEAAGIVGQFEGSKARQVLIQDENSLEQLLDSLK
- the ribBA gene encoding 3,4-dihydroxy-2-butanone-4-phosphate synthase (Catalyzes the conversion of D-ribulose 5-phosphate to formate and 3,4-dihydroxy-2-butanone 4-phosphate; Catalyzes the conversion of GTP to 2,5-diamino-6- ribosylamino-4(3H)-pyrimidinone 5'-phosphate (DARP), formate and pyrophosphate; In the N-terminal sectio; belongs to the DHBP synthase family; In the C-terminal sectio; belongs to the GTP cyclohydrolase II family.; KEGG: rsi:Runsl_2098 3,4-dihydroxy 2-butanone 4-phosphate synthase / GTP cyclohydrolase II), producing the protein MENIQLDKIEDAIEDIKNGKIVIVVDDEDRENEGDFIAAAEKVTPEMINFMATNGRGLICAPLTEKRCDELDLHMMVENNTVLHHTQFTVSVDLIGHGCTTGISAHDRAKTIEFLVKDETQPHELGRPGHIFPLKAKNGGVLRRTGHTEAAVDLARLAGLKPAGILVEILNEDGSMARLPQLVEVAKKFDLKLISIEDLVAYRMQKDSLVEKVEEFPVKTIFGDFTLTTFKQTNNDQIHFAITKGEWDENESVPVRVQSSNNYYDLFASLSKGEFPIMDKVTQIMNQEEKGALILINNVANPDLVLNKLQQFKQFQQGKSNTPTLPMDGKDYGIGAQIIKQLGIHNIRLISNTTKVLKAIEGYGIHIVDYIRF